From the genome of Corallococcus macrosporus DSM 14697:
ACGAGCGCGGAGGCGCCCGTCCCCGGCGCCTGCCAGGAAGACGCGCGGCACCAGGCCGCCAACCCCTGGCCGCTCGGGCAGGCGGCGCGGGCCTGCGCGTGCCTAACGTTCCGGACAGGAGGTTGCATCATGCTGCTGGAACTGTCCGCCGTGGAGGCGCGCGATGTGAAACAGGCGTTGGACACGGCGCTGCGCACGCTCTTGGAAGAGATTTCCCAGACGGACCAACCGCCCTATCGCGACCTGCTGCGCGAACGATACGAGCGGCTGGACCAGCTCAACCGGCGGCTCGACATGACGCTGGAGGGTGACCAGGTCTACGCGTGACGCAAGCCGTCGCGGCCTGATTCCTCTCAGCCCCGGCAAGACACGTTAAGCTTGCCAGATGCGCATTCCGTCTCTCGCCCTCTTCCTGGCCCTCCCAGCCGCCCTGTCATGCTCGGCGACTGGCGCCGCGCCGACCTACCCGACGCCTCACGAGGTCTTCTTCCGCCACCCGGACCGGGTGCAGATATTCCTCGCGGACCATCCCAGCTCATGGGGCGGAGGCAGGTCCACCTGGCCCGAGGACATCGCGGAGGAGGACCTTCCGCACAGCGGCCCCACCTACGTGCTTCCCCGGGAAGGGCCCGAGCTGACCGCCGCGCAACGCAAGCGGCTGGCGGCCACCTACCTGCCCCCCAGCGCGCCCAATCCCTTCCCGCCCAGGAAGTGCATGTTCAACCCGGACATCGCCCTGCGCTACTGGCGCGGCAAGACGTACAGGGACATCGTGGTCTGCCTCGGCTGCATCAAGTTCGCCTTCATGGACGCAGACGGCAAACCCATCCCCAAGGAACACGCCGGCTACCTGGAGGACTACCTGTTCCTGCACGAGCTGGCCAAGGAGGCGTTCCCCGACCAGGACCTGAGTCACGGCCACTTCAAGCGGTAGGCACCGGGCCGCTCACAAGGCCCGCCCCGACTTCGCATCGAAGCGGCGCGACTTCGACGCGTCATACCGCAGCCACACCGGAGCGCCCGTGGGCCCCCGGAAGTCCCCGGCGGCGCGCGCGACCAGGCGCTCGCCCGCCACGTCCACCGTCACCCAGCTCTCCGCGCCCATGGGCTCCACCAGGTAGACGTGGCCCTCCAGCGCCCCGGGGGGCGGCGCGTCCTGGCCCACCTCCAGGTGCTCGGGACGCAGCCCCAGCACCACGTCCGCGTCCGGCAGGCCCAGCGTCCGGGGCTTCACCAGGTTGATGCGCGGCGCGCCGAAGAAGCCCGCCACGAACAGGTTCGCGGGCGCGTCGTACAGCTCGCGCGGCGGGGCCACCTGCTGCACCTCGCCCTGGTGCATCACCACCACGCGGTCCGACAGCGTCATCGCCTCCGCCTGGTCGTGGGTGACGTAGACGAAGGTGGCCTTGAGCTGTTCATGCAGCTTCTTGATTTCGCCGCGCATCTGCGTGCGCAGCGCCGCGTCCAGGTTGGACAGCGGCTCGTCGAAGAGGAACACCTTGGGGCGCCGCACCAGGGCCCGCCCCAGCGCCACGCGCTGCCGCTGGCCGCCGGACAGCGCCTTGGGCTTGCGTGACAGCAGCGCCTCCA
Proteins encoded in this window:
- a CDS encoding ABC transporter ATP-binding protein, giving the protein MATVSLEDVRKVYRGGVAAVKGVSLDIADGEFISLVGPSGCGKSTTLNLIAGLEELSGGTLRIDGAVVNGMSPRERDIAMVFQSYALYPHLDVARNLAFPLKVAGLSKADIDARVREVASLLGLEALLSRKPKALSGGQRQRVALGRALVRRPKVFLFDEPLSNLDAALRTQMRGEIKKLHEQLKATFVYVTHDQAEAMTLSDRVVVMHQGEVQQVAPPRELYDAPANLFVAGFFGAPRINLVKPRTLGLPDADVVLGLRPEHLEVGQDAPPPGALEGHVYLVEPMGAESWVTVDVAGERLVARAAGDFRGPTGAPVWLRYDASKSRRFDAKSGRAL